A single genomic interval of Spinacia oleracea cultivar Varoflay chromosome 6, BTI_SOV_V1, whole genome shotgun sequence harbors:
- the LOC110789646 gene encoding plant-specific TFIIB-related protein 1 yields MRDCSSATCLRNRSVEALATACLVQAIREAQEPRTLQEISIAANLPQKEIGKYIKILGEALQLSQPINSNSIAVHMPRFCNLLQLNKSALELATHIGEVVINKCFCTRRNPISISAAAIYLACQLEDRRKTQAEICKVTGLTEVTLRKVYKELLENWDDLLPSNYTPVVPPEKAFPTTTIASGRSVTPRAEPPEIPTLDRESKQPKTNQISETTHVDRVKGENDSNTPSTKKVYTPRIAPYARNLMWFVSNGLSFLPTSIYYWL; encoded by the exons ATGAG GGATTGTTCTTCTGCTACTTGTTTGAGGAATCGTAGTGTTGAAGCTCTTGCTACTGCTTGCCTTGTTCAGGCTATTCGTGAGGCCCAGGAGCCCCGTACCCTTCAG GAAATCTCAATAGCGGCGAACCTCCCTCAGAAAGAGATTGGAAAGTATATCAAGATCCTGGGTGAAGCTCTACAACTCAGTCAACCAATTAATAGCAATTCTATAGCTGTACATATGCCTAGATTTTGCAACCTTCTCCAGCTTAATAAATCCGCTCTG GAACTTGCAACTCACATTGGAGAAGTTGTGATAAACAAATGTTTCTGTACGCGTAGGAACCCTATAAGTATATCAGCTGCTGCTATTTATCTGGCCTGTCAACTAGAAGATAGACGCAAGACGCAGGCAGAAATTTGTAAGGTAACAGGTCTCACTGAGGTCACACTCAGAAAAGTCTATAAAGAGCTGCTTGAAAACTGGGATGATCTTCTACCGTCTAATTATACTCCAGTTGTCCCTCCTGAAAAGGCATTCCCAACTACTACTATAGCATCCGGCCGTTCTGTAACCCCTAGAGCCGAACCACCAGAAATTCCTACTTTAGACCGGGAGAGCAAGCAGCCCAAAACGAATCAGATTTCCGAGACAACTCACGTGGACAGGGTCAAGGGAGAGAATGACAGCAATACCCCCAGTACAAAAAAG gtctacactccgaggattgcgccttatgcgaggaatttgatgtggttcgtgagcaatgggctaagttttttaccaacaagtatttattattggctttag